The DNA window ACGGCATCGTGTTTGAGAAAACGCTCGCCTGGAAAAAGACGGTCAAACTTGCGGTGGGGTTAGCGCCGAAATGGAAGGTGTTGCAACCGGAGTTGGCACAACTAGGCCCGTACACCCAAGATTATCTATACCCTGGCAAGGAGGCTAGTCAGCCTGAAGCGCGTCAGGCTGTTGAAAATTGCCGCCGAGTACGTCAGGTAATTCGCACGGCGTTTGGCTTGCCGGTTTGAGGACAAGCGATGAACGAAGACATTTTTGAAATTACCCGCGACCCCATAGACAAACGCGCCCTCGAACAACGCCTGCTCACGGGCGCGGCGGGCGCGGTCGTCACCTTTGACGGCACGGTGCGCAACCAGACCAAAGGCCGCCCCGTGGTCGAATTGCAGTACGAAGCCTATCCGCCGATGGCCGTCAAAGAGATGCGCAAGGTCGGCGACGAAATGCGTGCGCGCTGGCCCGACATTGCGGGCATCGGCATCGTCCACCGCTTCGGCCCGCTGGCGGTGACTGAATCGAGCATCGTCATCGTGGTGACTTCGCCGCACCGCAAAGTCGCGTTCGAGGCGTGTCATTACGCGATTGATCGCGTCAAACAGACCGTGCCGATTTGGAAGAAAGAGATTTTCGAGGACGGCGAAGCGTGGGTCGAAGGACAACGACCAGAGTAAAGCAAAAGGCAAAAGGCAAAAATCAAAAGTGCGGCACTTCATTTTTCGGTAGTGGCTCAAAGTGGAGAGGTCTGGCCGCGGA is part of the Acidobacteriota bacterium genome and encodes:
- a CDS encoding HEPN domain-containing protein, with protein sequence MKVVTAEWIAKAEEDFTSAQRTLRARKYINSELACFLAHESAEKYLKARLHEDGIVFEKTLAWKKTVKLAVGLAPKWKVLQPELAQLGPYTQDYLYPGKEASQPEARQAVENCRRVRQVIRTAFGLPV
- a CDS encoding molybdenum cofactor biosynthesis protein MoaE, translating into MNEDIFEITRDPIDKRALEQRLLTGAAGAVVTFDGTVRNQTKGRPVVELQYEAYPPMAVKEMRKVGDEMRARWPDIAGIGIVHRFGPLAVTESSIVIVVTSPHRKVAFEACHYAIDRVKQTVPIWKKEIFEDGEAWVEGQRPE